From Cyprinus carpio isolate SPL01 chromosome A7, ASM1834038v1, whole genome shotgun sequence, a single genomic window includes:
- the LOC109060343 gene encoding sterile alpha motif domain-containing protein 3-like — translation MEATDVLRLRVILDDINAERLILPSRPETVNALIIEIKNKLNLAYDFWLQFQDPEFDNALCNLVNIEDLPSKATIKIVRYLEPDLSSTSTDDTLLSDNTDSLDRLCRWPEIFVIPTFSYEVEHALREGNYAFVKEGKTLNLTRDQKHNILDGMAAEIYKHKAYPSTKNILMAAEALVRKHPCLKEKGSGTGYEGWKNSLRFKMGNYRTKLSRAGIKDVAVNAGKRSRTNPEGAASRAKIKRPRRGEINFMPNYPQGETKDTLENLRLEMVEQFKKTVTDRDMIIIHQHMQRTFALRREEIVNSAPPIAELKDRWPALFCEAQLYSEFHRITNQNLPYSFYAALDKYTPQLLKLYKKRKTGSFGEKMEDVLRAYEEQDKNNITAARTAALAGLPLYLKEDSSEVFKTCKDDLESIQDGAVALVAVVNEEDVPAGVPFESHHVSIVLEDQVVMSHRSWTDSLVILFGMIYALHLSYPEKLSGFFEFIQVILLNLDDGRKQLKPKLQALRNEL, via the exons ATGGAAGCGACTGATGTCCTGAGACTAAGGGTCATCCTTGATGATATCAATGCTGAGAGGCTTATTTTGCCCTCTCGTCCTGAGACTGTAAATGCCCTCATAATTGAGATAAAAAATAAGTTGAACCTTGCCTATGACTTTTGGCTTCAGTTTCAAGACCCAGAATTTGACAATGCCCTATGCAATTTAGTAAACATCGAGGACCTACCATCCAAGGCAACCATTAAGATAGTTAGATATCTTGAGCCAGATCTCAGTTCAACCAGCACAGATGATACACTGTTGTCTGATAACACAGATTCACTAGATCGTCTTTGCCGATGGCCAGAGATCTTTGTTATTCCAACATTCTCCTACGAGGTTGAGCATGCTCTAAGAGAGGGCAACTATGCATTTGTCAAAGAGGGGAAAACTCTAAACTTGACTAGGgatcaaaaacacaacatactggatggaatggctgctgaaatataTAAGCATAAAGCATATCCCAGTACCAAAAATATTCTCATGGCTGCAGAGGCTCTGGTGCGCAAACACCCCTGCCTAAAAGAAAAAGGTTCCGGAACAGGGTATGAGGGTTGGAAGAACAGCCTGCGCTTCAAAATGGGCAACTACAGGACCAAACTGAGCAGGGCTGGCATAAAGGATGTGGCTGTGAATGCTGGAAAACGTAGCAGGACCAATCCAGAAGGTGCAGCATCCAGGGCCAAAATCAAAAGACCCAGAAGAGGAGAAATAAACTTCATGCCCAATTATCCCCAAGGAGAAACTAAGGACACACTGGAGAACTTGAGGCTTGAGATGGTGGAGCAGTTCAAGAAGACCGTGACTGATAGAGACATGATTATCATCCATCAACATATGCAGCGTACCTTTGCACTCAGGCGTGAAGAAATTGTGAATTCAGCTCCTCCCATTGCTGAATTGAAAGACCGATGGCCTGCACTCTTTTGTGAAGCCCAA CTCTACAGTGAATTCCACAGGATCACCAATCAAAATCTACCGTATTCCTTCTATGCTGCACTTGACAAGTACACACCTCAGCTGTTGAAGCTCTACAAAAAGAGGAAGACTGGAAGTTTTGGTGAGAAGATGGAAGACGTTTTGAGGGCATATGAGGAacag GACAAGAACAACATCACTGCAGCTCGAACAGCAGCCCTGGCTGGCCTACCGCTGTACTTAAAGGAGGATTCATCAGAGGTCTTCAAAACCTGCAAG GATGACTTGGAGTCAATCCAGGATGGAGCAGTGGCTCTGGTGGCAGTGGTGAATGAAGAGGATGTGCCTGCTGGAGTTCCCTTTGAAAGTCACCACGTGTCAATTGTCCTTGAGGATCAGGTTGTAATGTCTCACAGATCTTGGACTGATTCATTGGTGATTTTGTTTGGAATGATCTATGCTCTTCATTTGAGCTATCCTGAGAAGCTAAGTGGCTTCTTTGAGTTCATCCAAGTTATCCTCTTAAACCTTGATGATGGAAGAAAGCAGCTCAAACCTAAGTTACAAGCCTTGAGAAATGAGCTATAG
- the shtn2 gene encoding shootin-1, with amino-acid sequence MWNLEADERISDFEEENILSSEDERDIECEILEKERDEANEKLSRMEEASAQLLKELDVLEMQFQIERSCRETAEAFALKVNKDFKVLKRQSQAILPLIPEMPENFSILNLDPEADPSSELVSEEESGEDPLLMSQNQIRELQSSVDRLLGEKIQLTAQVELLKKEKEDLKDKLVLEVGEKEALLRKFSKQSRTVNKMKRVSQLVTEEFTEMSQKLEIEQGLRQHAEVFAHQMLVKQQEIQRQIQNAETEKQLKQALSQVTEISKALEEIRLCYQNQISQTAAQDLNSLSDLAAVRTKLEISEKEKSEIEIQLKDSQQSVNALQEEIKLLKNKQREMEQLSSIQSNQSNEANENPAEPPSLVPPPPPPPPPPPPPPPPPPSSAVTDPLKALRNRKKDGNNTTQAEKPAITEDMKARAVDEMMERIKKGIVLKPILRTPQAVSEDENTWKEQRSENRKSAVLELQGMLDCMRRPGPRRVESKKRFSRNVGEAELQMVLQRRRRAMGDEKVTPPSPSKPKESPAAVSVSSSSPWAGESGSAPVLRRLQQNREKRISRIKASESIIWEEK; translated from the exons ATGTGGAATCTTGAAGCAGACGAAAGAATTTCAG ATTTTGAGGAGGAGAACATCCTGTCTTCAGAAGATGAACGAGACATTGAG TGTGAGATTCTGGAGAAGGAGCGAGATGAGGCGAATGAAAAGTTGTCAAGGATGGAGGAGG CCTCTGCTCAACTGCTCAAGGAGCTGGATGTGTTAGAGATGCAGTTTCAGATTGAGCGATCGTGCAGGGAGACTGCAGAGGCCTTTGCACTGAAG GTGAATAAAGATTTCAAGGTATTAAAGAGGCAAAGCCAAGCTATACTTCCCCTGATTCCAGAAATGCCAGAGAACTTCTCCATCCTGAACCTGGACCCTGAGGCTGATCCCAGCTCTGAGCTGGTCTCTGAGGAAGAGAGCGGTGAAGATCCACTTCTCATGAGTCAAAATCAAATTAGAG AACTACAGTCATCTGTGGACCGGTTACTCGGGGAAAAAATTCAACTCACTGCACAGGTGGAGCTTCTTAAGAAAGAGAAGGAAGATTTGAAGGACAAG CTGGTGTTGGAAGTCGGAGAGAAAGAGGCCCTTCTGAGGAAGTTCAGTAAGCAGAGCAGGACTGTGAATAAAATGAAGAGAG TGTCCCAGCTGGTTACAGAAGAGTTTACAGAGATGTCTCAGAAGCTTGAAATAGAGCAAGGACTCAGGCAGCATGCTGAAGTTTTTGCACACCAG ATGCTGGTGAAACAGCAGGAAATCCAGAGGCAGATTCAAAACGCAGAGACTGAGAAACAGCTAAAACAGGCTCTGAGTCAAGTGACTGAAATCAGCAAAGCTCTGGAAGAGATACGACTCTGTTACCAAAACCAG ATTTCTCAGACAGCAGCTCAGGATCTCAACTCACTGTCCGATCTGGCCGCAGTAAGAACAAAGCTGGAGATCAGCGAAAAAGAGAAGAGCGAGATTGAGATTCAACTGAAAGACTCGCAACAATCTGTTAATGCACTTCAGGAGGAAA tCAAGCTGCTCAAGAataaacagagagagatggagcAGCTTTCTTCCATCCAATCTAATCAGTCGAACGAGGCAAACGAAAATCCAGCTGAACCTCCATCATTGGTGCcgccaccacctcctcctcctcctccaccacctcctcctccacctcctccaccaTCTTCAGCTGTCACTGA CCCATTAAAGGCTTTGAGGAACAGAAAGAAGGACGGAAACAACACCACTCAAGCTGAGA AACCTGCAATTACGGAGGATATGAAGGCCAGAGCTGTGGATGAAATGATGGAAAGAATCAAGAAAGGCATTGTCCTCAAACCTATTCTCAGAACGCCACAG GCTGTGTCAGAGGATGAAAATACATGGAAG GAGCAGAGGTCTGAGAACCGGAAATCAGCTGTGCTGGAATTACAGGGGATGCTG GATTGCATGAGGAGGCCTGGCCCTCGAAGGGTGGAATCTAAAAAACGTTTCAGCCGTAATGTTGGGGAAGCGGAGCTTCAGATGGTGCTCCAGAGAAGAAGACGGGCCATGGGGGATGAAAAAGTGACCCCTCCTTCTCCATCCAAACCCAAAG AGTCACCTGCAGCCGTGTCCGTCTCGAGCTCTTCGCCCTGGGCGGGGGAGAGTGGAAGCGCCCCGGTGCTCCGGAGACTTCAGCAGAACCGTGAGAAGAGAATCTCTCGCATAAAGGCTTCCGAGTCCATTATATGGGAAGAAAAGTGA